From the Deltaproteobacteria bacterium genome, the window TGGAAGTGCCTTGCCGGTTGCCGCGATTTTGTGAGATGACGCCTCCTAGGGGATGTTTGAGAATACCGTTTTCAATAATCATCACTTTTTCTGCTTGGGCCCCATCGTCATCATATTGGTAGCTCGCAAGTTCCTGCTCATGGGTTGGGTCAAAGCTAATATTGAGTAAGTCTGAACCGTATTGGTACGTGCCAAACATATCGGGAGTTACGAAACTTGTTCCTGCATAGTTGCGCTCGTCGCCTAGAATTCTATCGAGTTCTAGGGGGTGGCCGATGGACTCATGAATTTGAAGCAGCATCTGATCAGGCTCTAAAAGAAGATCCATGCGGTCATTCGGGCAATTGGGAGCATCGAGCAATTGAATAGCTTCGGCTCCCAGCTTTTGTGCTTGCTCTTTGTATTGGATGGCTTCCAGTAACTCCAGGCCGCCTTGCTGGCAGTGATCGACAAAGGTGCGACGCTGAGTGTCTGTTCCACGGTTTGCAACAACCGTGAGCCCCGGCATCAGGTGATGGAGTTGCTGATGAACACAACCGCCGCCCGACGTGAGGTAAAGGCTTTCTGTGTCCACACGCATGAGGCTTGCGGACCAATCGACAATCGCTTCACCGATTTTAAGGCTTGAGCTGGCTTCCCTTAGATAGTCGAGTTTGTCGGATAGCGTCGTTGAATGCCACGGGGTTTGAACTGGGTTGCGATACTGCGCCATGGGGTGAGGCATTGCGATTTCACTAAAGTTTGTGACCGCACGACCACTGCTTAAGAGAGCCCAGCCTTTTGCTTTCTCTATCGCGTCTTTAAGCCCTTGGGTGGAAAGGTCTGATGTGGAAGCGTATCCAGTGCCACCTTGGT encodes:
- a CDS encoding TldD/PmbA family protein produces the protein MQSTFDHQQLENRFKNVCPDVDFCSLRFVREKTEHLSVRQDIVQPIGNTTDSGAMITVLHQGGTGYASTSDLSTQGLKDAIEKAKGWALLSSGRAVTNFSEIAMPHPMAQYRNPVQTPWHSTTLSDKLDYLREASSSLKIGEAIVDWSASLMRVDTESLYLTSGGGCVHQQLHHLMPGLTVVANRGTDTQRRTFVDHCQQGGLELLEAIQYKEQAQKLGAEAIQLLDAPNCPNDRMDLLLEPDQMLLQIHESIGHPLELDRILGDERNYAGTSFVTPDMFGTYQYGSDLLNISFDPTHEQELASYQYDDDGAQAEKVMIIENGILKHPLGGVISQNRGNRQGTSSTRASSWNRPPIDRMANLNLEPGTQTREDLIGGVEKGILMSTNLSWSIDDSRNKFQFSCEMGHIIENGEIKQMVKNPSYRGISATFWRNLKGVADASSRKFLGTPYCGKGEPNQVIRVGHASPICLFSDIAVFGGES